A genomic region of Brevibacillus sp. JNUCC-41 contains the following coding sequences:
- the wecB gene encoding non-hydrolyzing UDP-N-acetylglucosamine 2-epimerase: MPNQRIKVMTVFGTRPEAIKMAPVVLELKKHQEEIETIVVVTAQHREMLDQVLQCFQIKPDHDLDMMKDRQTLEEITTRGLEKLSSLMKDIKPDIVLVHGDTTTTFIASLAAFYNKIQIGHVEAGLRTGNKYSPYPEEMNRQLTGVLADLHFAPTNQAAENLILENKKSDCIHITGNTAIDALKTTVRKDYEHPILSGLNGDRMLLMTAHRRENIGKPMEEIFRSVKRLLEDHTDIQVVYPLHKNPVVREIAYRIFGETERLHLIEPLEVLDFHNFAAHAHLILTDSGGVQEEAPSLGVPVLVLRDTTERPEGIDAGTLLLAGIEEERIYQLASDLLTNEETYKKMATASNPYGDGFASQRIVEILLKHCGMKSPLPL; this comes from the coding sequence CCGTATTTGGTACAAGACCAGAGGCTATCAAAATGGCACCAGTCGTTTTGGAACTGAAAAAGCATCAAGAAGAAATAGAAACCATCGTGGTGGTCACTGCCCAGCATAGGGAAATGCTCGACCAAGTCTTGCAATGTTTTCAAATAAAGCCAGATCACGATTTGGATATGATGAAGGATAGACAAACATTAGAAGAGATTACGACTCGAGGGCTTGAAAAATTGAGTTCGCTCATGAAAGATATAAAACCGGATATCGTCCTCGTACATGGGGATACAACGACAACTTTCATCGCAAGCTTGGCAGCTTTCTATAATAAGATACAGATTGGCCACGTTGAAGCTGGTCTCCGGACTGGTAATAAGTATTCTCCATATCCTGAAGAAATGAATAGGCAGCTGACGGGCGTCTTGGCTGATTTGCACTTTGCCCCAACTAATCAGGCGGCAGAGAATCTGATTTTGGAAAATAAAAAGAGTGATTGTATCCATATTACTGGAAATACGGCTATCGATGCTTTGAAAACAACAGTACGAAAAGACTATGAACATCCGATTCTATCTGGCTTGAATGGAGATCGTATGTTATTGATGACAGCGCACAGACGAGAAAATATCGGAAAACCAATGGAAGAAATATTCCGTTCCGTCAAACGGCTGCTTGAAGATCACACAGATATCCAAGTCGTTTACCCGCTTCATAAAAATCCAGTAGTCCGTGAAATTGCTTACCGGATTTTTGGTGAAACGGAAAGACTTCACTTAATAGAGCCGCTTGAGGTGCTTGATTTTCATAATTTTGCGGCGCACGCCCATCTAATATTGACAGATTCCGGAGGCGTGCAGGAAGAAGCCCCATCACTAGGCGTTCCCGTTCTCGTGCTGCGCGATACGACGGAACGTCCGGAAGGAATCGACGCTGGCACTCTCTTATTGGCAGGGATTGAGGAAGAACGAATTTATCAATTAGCCTCAGACCTACTTACAAATGAAGAAACCTATAAAAAAATGGCGACAGCTTCCAACCCATATGGAGATGGATTCGCTTCACAGCGGATTGTCGAAATCCTGTTAAAGCATTGCGGAATGAAATCCCCCCTTCCGTTATGA
- a CDS encoding Fe3+ hydroxamate ABC transporter substrate-binding protein, translated as MFGEDPKCVKCGKEIKGDEVVLVKMRYPKRKGMTEIKAYLKNEGSFICEVCFDKEDKISLPN; from the coding sequence ATGTTTGGGGAAGATCCCAAGTGTGTTAAATGTGGTAAAGAAATTAAGGGGGACGAAGTCGTTCTTGTGAAAATGCGTTATCCAAAGCGTAAAGGGATGACTGAAATAAAGGCATATTTAAAAAATGAAGGAAGCTTCATCTGCGAAGTTTGTTTTGATAAAGAGGATAAAATCTCCCTGCCGAATTGA